A stretch of the Azorhizobium caulinodans ORS 571 genome encodes the following:
- a CDS encoding DUF5943 domain-containing protein produces the protein MAKPEIELDVDPETGRWYADQMPMILVPQHFYNNNHFAIEAEIGAEAFNAALAPAGHKSAYVWCKKQSEVYGLSGVDVFAHYMKRLSQRGWGKFSILAIDPVAGTATVRLDHSSFVTDETRGAGRKLCYMFAPWLAGALEFVCEQAGAPRKLQSAETQCAAEGHAFCLFEVTPAA, from the coding sequence GTGGCCAAGCCTGAAATCGAACTCGACGTCGATCCGGAAACAGGGCGCTGGTACGCCGACCAGATGCCGATGATCCTGGTGCCCCAGCATTTCTACAACAACAACCACTTCGCCATCGAGGCGGAGATCGGCGCGGAGGCGTTCAACGCCGCCCTCGCGCCCGCCGGGCACAAGTCCGCCTATGTGTGGTGCAAGAAGCAGAGCGAGGTCTATGGCCTCAGCGGCGTCGATGTGTTCGCCCATTATATGAAGCGCCTCTCCCAGCGCGGCTGGGGCAAGTTCTCCATCCTCGCCATCGATCCGGTTGCGGGCACGGCCACCGTGCGGCTCGACCATTCCTCCTTCGTCACGGACGAGACGCGAGGGGCGGGGCGCAAGCTCTGCTACATGTTCGCGCCCTGGCTCGCCGGTGCCCTCGAATTCGTCTGCGAGCAGGCGGGCGCGCCGCGCAAGCTCCAGTCGGCCGAGACGCAATGCGCCGCGGAAGGCCATGCCTTCTGCCTGTTCGAGGTGACGCCGGCCGCCTGA